The following coding sequences are from one Limibacillus halophilus window:
- a CDS encoding ABC transporter permease: MQNKGWIALKSYTVLVYLFMFAPVTVVVLLSFNSSQFGGFPIEGLSLRWFEALWNNAAIVRAFQTSLLLGSLTALISTAMGILASLALVRYDFPGKSFLNTLLIAPVLVPEVVLAVALLLFLRWLSLPKNFLMLLMGHVIFTLPFVILVVQARLVAIKRVYEEAALSLGANKVQAFMQVTLPLLMPAVAAGMLFAFTVSFDDITGTLFWKPAGVETVPTQIFSMLRNSISPEINALGTVMILVTVALPLLGAGLARRLSRTPSN; this comes from the coding sequence ATGCAAAATAAAGGCTGGATAGCGCTCAAATCGTACACCGTGCTGGTGTACCTCTTCATGTTCGCTCCGGTGACGGTCGTCGTGCTGCTGTCCTTCAACAGCAGCCAGTTCGGCGGCTTTCCGATCGAAGGATTGAGTCTACGTTGGTTCGAGGCGCTCTGGAACAATGCGGCGATCGTTCGTGCCTTTCAGACATCGTTACTTCTGGGCAGCTTGACGGCTTTGATTTCAACCGCCATGGGCATTCTCGCATCGTTGGCGCTGGTGCGTTACGATTTTCCGGGGAAGTCATTTCTCAACACTCTGCTGATTGCACCCGTTCTGGTACCGGAGGTCGTGCTGGCCGTGGCACTGCTGCTGTTCCTGCGCTGGCTGTCGCTGCCCAAGAACTTCCTGATGCTGCTGATGGGACATGTCATCTTCACCCTGCCCTTCGTCATTCTTGTCGTGCAGGCCCGCCTGGTGGCCATCAAGCGCGTTTATGAGGAAGCTGCCCTGAGCCTGGGCGCCAATAAAGTACAGGCTTTTATGCAAGTAACCCTCCCCTTACTGATGCCGGCAGTGGCCGCGGGGATGCTATTTGCCTTTACCGTTTCCTTCGACGACATCACCGGCACGTTGTTCTGGAAACCCGCGGGTGTGGAAACGGTCCCGACCCAGATTTTCTCGATGCTGCGAAATTCAATCAGCCCCGAAATCAACGCCCTGGGAACCGTCATGATCCTTGTGACCGTGGCTCTTCCTTTGCTTGGCGCCGGCTTGGCGCGGCGCCTTTCACGAACACCATCAAACTAA
- a CDS encoding ABC transporter permease — translation MASDRRPNLNPIILLTPAMVSVAFLLVVPVAFVVVYSFWLRTSVGGEQPGFYLDNWVEVLTDSFYRDILFSTLRIAGITTILCALLGYPAAFFVANTRFRNKALLLLLLMLPFWISYIIRTMSWINILGVSGAFNYLLEALSLTDEPLQMLYNEVTVILGLLHFLLPFMILNIYVSLDGMDRDLVPAARSLGTTPWQAFLEVTLPLSMPGLAAGGLLCFVLGSGTYITPLVLGGPTDAMFANLIYEAIITQLNWPLGSALSIVLLLILGSVVLLYNRYLGLNQLYKSFS, via the coding sequence ATGGCCTCGGATCGCAGGCCCAACTTGAACCCTATAATCTTGCTAACCCCGGCGATGGTATCCGTGGCCTTCTTGCTGGTGGTTCCGGTGGCGTTCGTCGTCGTTTACTCCTTTTGGCTAAGAACCTCCGTGGGTGGCGAGCAGCCAGGTTTTTACCTGGATAACTGGGTGGAGGTTCTGACGGACAGCTTTTACCGCGACATCCTTTTCAGCACTTTGCGCATTGCCGGGATTACGACGATCCTGTGCGCGTTGCTTGGATATCCGGCAGCTTTCTTCGTTGCTAACACGCGATTTCGTAACAAGGCGCTTTTGCTGCTGTTGCTAATGCTCCCCTTCTGGATCAGCTACATCATCCGCACGATGTCTTGGATCAACATCCTGGGTGTCAGCGGCGCGTTCAACTACCTGCTTGAGGCTCTTTCTTTAACCGATGAACCGCTGCAAATGCTCTACAACGAGGTCACGGTAATCCTCGGGTTACTTCATTTCCTGCTGCCGTTCATGATCCTCAACATATACGTCAGCCTGGATGGTATGGACCGCGATCTGGTCCCGGCGGCCCGCAGCCTAGGAACAACGCCCTGGCAGGCATTTTTGGAAGTTACCTTACCGCTGTCCATGCCTGGATTGGCGGCCGGCGGCCTGCTTTGTTTCGTGCTGGGGTCCGGCACCTATATTACACCGCTGGTACTCGGCGGTCCGACCGATGCCATGTTCGCCAACCTGATTTACGAGGCCATCATAACGCAGTTGAACTGGCCTCTTGGATCGGCGCTGTCCATCGTGCTGCTTTTGATTCTGGGATCGGTGGTGCTGCTCTACAACCGCTATCTTGGCCTAAACCAGTTGTACAAGAGCTTCTCATGA
- a CDS encoding LysR family transcriptional regulator, with protein sequence MNQIEERRKERLSRQLDWNLLRTFMVIVQEGSITRAAERLLLKQPSVSSALKRLETQLARQLIERGPSIFRVTPAGDLLYRECVEIYGSVSRLAVLLRDVHDEISGHITISLASHVVCPTFDEVLSRFHQEHPKVTYALEIDTSAVVVESVLQKRASLGICLVHDKDPRLPYLHLYREFFGFFCGPRHRFFGRSDLQLTDLRGEPNVSFKTDQLSDALRPVALLRERHDLQGPIIGTSSNLEEVRRMIIGGLGIGPLPLHVMTRDQEAGLLWRLPPYEDPPVIDIYMVYNPRAHLNRAERHFIEALQDAVAATPLEERTYVPERANG encoded by the coding sequence GTGAACCAGATTGAAGAACGACGCAAGGAACGCCTCAGCCGCCAGTTGGACTGGAATTTGCTACGAACCTTTATGGTTATCGTTCAGGAAGGAAGCATCACCCGAGCGGCGGAACGCCTGCTATTGAAGCAACCGTCCGTCAGTAGCGCCCTCAAGCGTCTCGAAACTCAGCTCGCTCGACAACTGATCGAACGCGGGCCCAGCATTTTCCGGGTAACGCCAGCGGGTGATCTGCTTTATCGGGAGTGCGTGGAAATTTATGGCAGTGTGTCGCGCCTTGCGGTTCTGTTGCGCGACGTACATGACGAGATATCAGGGCACATAACGATTTCCCTAGCCAGCCATGTGGTCTGTCCGACTTTTGATGAGGTCTTGTCGAGATTCCACCAAGAGCACCCGAAAGTAACCTACGCGCTTGAAATCGATACCAGTGCGGTGGTTGTCGAATCTGTTTTGCAGAAGCGGGCAAGCCTTGGCATTTGTTTGGTACACGACAAGGATCCGCGCCTTCCTTATCTCCATTTATACCGTGAGTTCTTTGGATTCTTCTGCGGCCCCCGACATCGCTTTTTCGGCAGAAGCGATCTGCAGTTAACAGATTTGCGAGGCGAACCGAACGTTTCCTTTAAGACCGACCAGCTTTCAGATGCCCTGCGCCCCGTAGCTTTGCTGCGCGAGCGTCATGACTTGCAGGGTCCCATCATCGGAACGTCCTCAAACCTGGAAGAGGTGCGCCGCATGATCATTGGCGGGCTTGGGATTGGACCCTTGCCGCTGCATGTCATGACGCGGGACCAAGAGGCGGGATTGCTCTGGCGTTTGCCTCCCTACGAGGATCCGCCGGTAATCGACATCTATATGGTTTACAATCCGCGCGCCCACCTGAATCGCGCCGAGCGTCACTTCATCGAGGCTTTGCAGGATGCTGTTGCGGCGACACCGCTGGAAGAGCGAACCTACGTACCTGAACGCGCGAACGGCTGA
- a CDS encoding DUF1491 family protein codes for MTEERLPTHLWVGAKIRYCDQQAISAMVRHKGERQSGAVILKLDLLDGRCKVLTQARDLDGNLGWMAAFRDGIVSNAEGEEYLARSIKRDPDVWIVEIEHRDGWHPFEGKEI; via the coding sequence ATGACTGAGGAACGCTTGCCGACGCACTTGTGGGTCGGCGCGAAAATTCGCTACTGCGATCAGCAGGCGATTTCGGCAATGGTGCGCCACAAGGGAGAGCGACAGAGCGGTGCTGTTATCCTGAAGCTCGATCTATTGGATGGTCGTTGCAAGGTTCTCACTCAAGCTCGCGATCTCGATGGCAATTTGGGGTGGATGGCTGCGTTTCGCGACGGCATCGTCAGCAATGCCGAAGGCGAGGAGTACCTGGCACGCAGCATCAAACGCGATCCGGATGTCTGGATTGTCGAAATCGAGCACCGAGACGGCTGGCACCCCTTTGAGGGTAAGGAAATCTAG
- the rsmI gene encoding 16S rRNA (cytidine(1402)-2'-O)-methyltransferase, translated as MDTPVPKLVLIATPIGNLEDVSLRSLAQLNELPALACEDTRHTARLLDRHGITKRKRLLACHEHNEAKAAMQIVRLLQSGVSVGLCSDAGTPGLSDPGYRVVETVLAAGFEVTALPGPNAAVMALTISGLPTSSFVFKGFAPKKAGQRQRFIEEEALGFHTLVFYESPHRIAGFLADALHVLGDRRAAVCLELTKLYERVRRGKLSDLVQAFDAEETKGEAVIVIEGLDRKEEKLQARAERKAAKRARYGLPPEPSVTDEVADD; from the coding sequence ATGGACACTCCAGTCCCCAAGCTTGTTCTCATCGCCACGCCAATCGGCAATCTTGAGGATGTCTCGCTCCGCAGCTTGGCGCAGCTTAACGAGTTGCCAGCCCTTGCCTGCGAGGATACCCGACACACTGCGCGATTGTTGGACCGTCATGGAATCACAAAGCGCAAACGTCTGCTCGCTTGCCACGAACACAACGAGGCAAAAGCGGCAATGCAGATTGTGCGATTGCTGCAATCCGGCGTCTCGGTAGGTCTTTGCAGCGATGCGGGTACGCCCGGCCTTTCGGACCCGGGCTACCGTGTGGTGGAAACTGTTTTGGCCGCGGGATTTGAAGTGACCGCCCTGCCCGGCCCTAACGCCGCCGTCATGGCTCTGACAATATCGGGCCTCCCGACCTCATCTTTTGTCTTCAAGGGTTTTGCGCCGAAGAAAGCAGGCCAGCGGCAGCGTTTCATCGAGGAAGAAGCATTGGGATTCCATACGCTCGTCTTTTACGAATCCCCACACCGCATTGCGGGATTTCTCGCCGATGCTCTCCATGTGCTCGGGGACAGACGTGCTGCGGTTTGTCTTGAGCTCACCAAGCTCTATGAGCGCGTACGCCGCGGCAAGCTTTCAGACCTTGTTCAAGCCTTTGACGCTGAGGAGACCAAAGGCGAAGCCGTCATCGTTATCGAAGGGCTCGATCGCAAGGAAGAGAAGCTACAGGCGCGTGCCGAACGCAAGGCGGCCAAGCGTGCGCGCTATGGCCTGCCCCCGGAACCGTCGGTGACCGATGAGGTTGCCGATGACTGA
- a CDS encoding dimethyl sulfoxide reductase anchor subunit family protein produces the protein MHPAPSIIVFTVFSGSGYGLLFLIGVLGAAGMLPADSAFGLISMIISLGMITTGLLSSTLHLGHPERAWRALSQWRSSWLSREGVASLVTFAPALALAIGWVFFNEVWTLAAVLSALGAAVTVGCTAMIYASLKPIAQWHSAWTLPAFVGMALAGGALLFSLITVFYAPQGNWPMGLSALLLSVGWTIKAGYWAIASNRRSQATPESATGLGQFGKVRLLEAPHSEENYLLKEMAFAIGRKHAMKLRRLAIACGFVAPLVLLLAADLLVVLPAAPIVIVAVLMGLVGILMERWLFFAEAKHTVTLYYGAPNA, from the coding sequence ATGCATCCTGCACCTTCCATAATAGTCTTTACTGTTTTTTCCGGCAGCGGTTACGGATTGCTGTTCCTGATAGGCGTTCTTGGCGCAGCGGGCATGCTGCCGGCCGATAGCGCTTTTGGATTAATATCCATGATCATAAGCCTTGGCATGATCACCACGGGCCTTCTGTCATCGACGCTGCATCTTGGGCACCCGGAGCGCGCTTGGCGTGCGCTTAGCCAATGGCGAAGCTCTTGGCTTTCACGCGAAGGGGTGGCATCGCTGGTGACCTTCGCTCCTGCGTTGGCGTTGGCAATCGGGTGGGTGTTCTTCAACGAGGTGTGGACCTTGGCCGCGGTATTGTCAGCACTTGGCGCAGCTGTGACCGTTGGCTGCACCGCCATGATCTACGCGTCCCTGAAGCCTATTGCGCAATGGCACAGCGCCTGGACTCTACCGGCCTTTGTCGGCATGGCGTTAGCCGGCGGCGCGTTGCTTTTCTCCCTCATCACGGTTTTCTATGCGCCGCAAGGTAACTGGCCTATGGGACTCTCGGCGCTATTGCTATCCGTGGGCTGGACCATCAAAGCGGGCTATTGGGCGATTGCCTCCAACCGGCGCAGTCAGGCAACACCCGAGAGCGCCACTGGGTTAGGGCAGTTTGGGAAGGTGCGCCTGTTAGAGGCGCCTCACTCCGAAGAGAATTATCTGCTCAAGGAAATGGCTTTCGCGATCGGCCGCAAGCACGCCATGAAACTGAGGCGTCTGGCGATTGCCTGTGGCTTCGTCGCACCTCTGGTCCTGTTGTTGGCCGCCGATCTACTCGTTGTGCTCCCGGCCGCGCCAATCGTGATCGTTGCCGTGTTAATGGGACTTGTTGGCATCTTGATGGAGCGCTGGCTATTCTTTGCCGAAGCCAAGCATACCGTGACGCTCTATTACGGAGCACCAAACGCCTGA
- a CDS encoding 4Fe-4S dicluster domain-containing protein, which yields MTSLPTNPGPKKLGLVIDLDICVGCHACVVNCKEWNTGGYPGPLTDVSAYGADPAGAWLNRVHSFEAGEGCDGRTVHFPKSCLHCEEPACVTVCPTGASYKRSEDGIVLVEEDKCIGCGLCAWACPYGAREMDPGEQVMRKCTLCIDRIYNENIAEEERQPACVRTCPASARHFGDLGDPESEVSRMVADRDGYDLMPEMGYKPTNKYLPPRERKRPNTSTPTAQPLEPIASGGLLGWLDRVLSD from the coding sequence ATGACCAGTCTCCCGACAAATCCCGGGCCGAAGAAACTTGGCCTAGTCATCGACTTGGACATCTGCGTCGGATGCCACGCTTGCGTGGTCAATTGCAAGGAATGGAACACAGGTGGCTATCCGGGACCGCTCACCGACGTTTCGGCCTATGGTGCCGATCCTGCTGGCGCTTGGCTGAACCGCGTACACAGCTTCGAAGCAGGCGAAGGCTGCGACGGGCGCACCGTGCATTTCCCAAAATCTTGTCTGCACTGCGAAGAACCCGCCTGTGTGACGGTCTGTCCGACTGGCGCTTCCTACAAACGGTCGGAAGATGGAATTGTCTTGGTCGAAGAAGACAAGTGCATCGGGTGCGGCCTTTGCGCCTGGGCTTGCCCTTACGGCGCCAGAGAGATGGACCCGGGCGAACAGGTGATGCGCAAATGTACGCTTTGCATTGACCGAATTTACAACGAGAACATCGCAGAAGAAGAGCGCCAACCGGCTTGCGTACGCACCTGCCCCGCCAGCGCCCGGCATTTCGGCGATCTCGGCGATCCCGAATCAGAGGTTTCTCGAATGGTCGCTGACAGAGACGGGTACGATCTGATGCCGGAAATGGGCTACAAACCAACCAACAAGTACCTGCCACCGCGCGAACGCAAACGGCCGAACACATCCACGCCCACGGCACAGCCCCTGGAGCCCATCGCAAGCGGCGGTTTACTCGGTTGGCTAGACCGCGTTCTGAGCGATTGA
- a CDS encoding molybdopterin oxidoreductase family protein, with amino-acid sequence MPDDRPIDLSPKVSDEIRTTTCYMCACRCGIRVHLKDGGIRYIEGNPDHPINKGVLCAKGSAGIMHQESPAKLRKPLKRVGPRGSGEFEEIEWDEALGIATGWLSAIRNEDPRKLAFFTGRDQSQSLTAWWASQFGTPNFAAHGGFCSVNMAAGGLYSIGGSFWEFGEPDWEHSRFFMMFGVAEDHDSNPIKIGLSKLRANGAKFVSVNPVRTGYSAIADEWLPITPGSDGLFALSLVHELLSAGKIDKEFLKSYTNAPWLVIDAPGSSSHGLFARDADGKPLVWDQKQAAALPWDSDGVVPDLRETVTLPDGRQAKPVFYLLAEKYLTAEYAPEAVAERTGLPADTIRRIAAEIAEAAFSQTVVIEQPWTDWRGVRHERMVGRPVALHAMRGISAHSNGFHTCRALHLLQMLLGAIDSPGSFRYKPPFPQSAPPPVKPAGKPGQVNPRQPLPGPPLGFVQGPEDLLVGPDGKPQRIDKAFSWENPLSAHGLMHMVITNAWKGDPYPVDTLFLYMANMAWNSAMNTGGTVSMLTDKDPETGEYRIPHVIYSDAFYSETVPYADLVLPDTTYLERWDCISLLDRPIGSAEAAADAIRQPVLTPDRDVRPFQDVLIHLGYRLGLPGMTNEDGSEKFPEGYKQYITQHQRKPGIGPLAGWRGENGDAQGVGAPNPNQLDRYIENGCFWRHDIPEEGHYFKFANQAYLDWAKSMGFMTEAAPVVLQLYVEPLQKFRLAADGHGDVLPPERERERLRRYFDPLPFWYPPLEDETRTADDFPLHAVSQRPMAMYHSWGSQNAWLRQIHGHNVLFVPESLAQELELKADDWVWVESRHGKIKAPTKIMQGVNAKTVWTWNAIGKRAGAWNLDKDAPESTRGFLLNHLIDELLPEQGSGYRYAASDPVTGQAAWYDLRVRIKKAEKPGFEETALKRKAFKRPPGMPRAPETVAYGKKGGKR; translated from the coding sequence GTGCCGGACGACCGACCTATCGACCTTTCTCCCAAGGTGTCCGACGAAATTCGCACAACCACTTGCTATATGTGCGCTTGTCGTTGCGGTATCCGCGTCCACCTCAAAGATGGCGGTATTCGTTACATCGAAGGCAACCCCGATCATCCGATCAACAAGGGGGTCTTATGTGCCAAGGGCTCCGCCGGGATCATGCACCAGGAAAGCCCGGCCAAGCTGCGCAAACCCTTAAAGCGCGTGGGTCCACGCGGCTCTGGGGAGTTCGAGGAGATCGAGTGGGACGAGGCACTGGGGATCGCAACCGGTTGGTTGTCCGCGATCCGCAATGAAGACCCCCGTAAGCTTGCCTTTTTCACCGGACGCGATCAGAGCCAGAGCCTGACGGCCTGGTGGGCTTCGCAATTCGGTACGCCAAATTTTGCGGCTCACGGTGGCTTCTGCTCGGTCAACATGGCAGCAGGTGGTCTCTATTCCATCGGCGGCAGCTTTTGGGAGTTTGGCGAACCGGACTGGGAGCACAGTCGGTTTTTCATGATGTTTGGCGTGGCTGAAGATCACGACTCCAATCCTATCAAGATCGGCCTAAGTAAGTTGCGTGCAAACGGTGCGAAGTTCGTCTCGGTGAATCCCGTGCGGACAGGATATTCCGCCATCGCTGACGAATGGTTGCCAATTACGCCGGGAAGTGATGGCCTCTTTGCCCTCTCCCTGGTTCATGAACTCCTGAGCGCAGGAAAAATCGACAAAGAATTCCTCAAATCCTACACGAACGCTCCTTGGTTGGTCATCGATGCTCCCGGCAGTAGTTCCCACGGCTTGTTCGCTCGCGACGCCGACGGAAAGCCCCTGGTATGGGATCAGAAACAGGCGGCCGCGTTACCATGGGACAGTGACGGAGTCGTGCCCGATTTAAGGGAAACCGTGACGTTACCTGATGGCCGGCAGGCAAAGCCTGTATTCTATCTCTTGGCTGAGAAGTATCTGACCGCGGAGTACGCCCCGGAAGCTGTGGCCGAGCGAACCGGCTTGCCTGCCGATACGATCCGTCGTATTGCCGCGGAGATCGCCGAAGCCGCGTTCAGCCAAACCGTGGTGATCGAGCAGCCCTGGACCGATTGGCGTGGCGTCCGTCATGAACGCATGGTCGGCAGACCCGTGGCCCTGCATGCCATGCGTGGTATTTCGGCCCATTCGAACGGTTTTCATACCTGCCGCGCCTTGCATCTATTGCAAATGCTGCTGGGAGCCATCGATAGCCCCGGCAGCTTCCGTTACAAGCCGCCGTTCCCGCAGTCCGCGCCACCGCCGGTCAAACCAGCTGGCAAGCCAGGCCAGGTGAACCCGCGACAGCCCCTGCCCGGTCCGCCGCTTGGCTTCGTGCAGGGCCCCGAAGATCTGCTCGTGGGACCGGACGGAAAGCCGCAGCGCATCGATAAGGCGTTCTCATGGGAGAATCCTCTGTCTGCCCACGGGTTGATGCATATGGTCATCACCAACGCGTGGAAGGGTGATCCCTACCCGGTTGATACCTTGTTCCTCTACATGGCCAACATGGCCTGGAACTCAGCCATGAACACCGGCGGCACCGTCTCGATGTTGACCGACAAGGATCCCGAAACCGGTGAATATCGCATTCCACACGTGATCTACTCCGACGCCTTCTATTCTGAAACGGTGCCCTACGCTGACCTTGTACTGCCGGATACGACTTATCTGGAACGATGGGACTGCATTTCCTTGCTGGACCGCCCGATCGGCAGTGCCGAGGCCGCAGCCGACGCAATTCGCCAGCCCGTTTTGACGCCCGACCGTGATGTCCGCCCCTTCCAGGATGTGCTGATCCATCTCGGCTATCGACTTGGCTTGCCCGGGATGACAAACGAAGACGGCTCGGAAAAATTTCCGGAGGGGTACAAACAGTACATTACCCAGCATCAACGCAAACCAGGTATCGGTCCGCTTGCGGGATGGCGCGGCGAGAACGGTGATGCACAGGGTGTCGGCGCGCCCAACCCTAACCAACTCGATCGCTACATAGAGAACGGATGCTTCTGGCGGCACGATATCCCCGAGGAAGGGCATTACTTTAAATTCGCCAACCAGGCTTACCTCGATTGGGCGAAGTCCATGGGTTTCATGACGGAAGCCGCGCCTGTGGTCCTGCAGCTCTACGTCGAGCCCTTGCAAAAGTTCCGGCTTGCAGCAGACGGTCATGGCGATGTTCTGCCCCCCGAACGCGAGCGTGAACGTCTGCGCCGTTACTTCGATCCGCTACCCTTCTGGTACCCCCCGCTGGAGGATGAAACCCGGACAGCCGATGACTTTCCACTCCATGCCGTGAGTCAACGGCCGATGGCGATGTATCATTCCTGGGGATCGCAGAATGCCTGGTTGCGCCAGATTCATGGCCACAACGTGCTCTTCGTCCCGGAATCCTTAGCCCAGGAGCTTGAGCTGAAGGCAGATGATTGGGTTTGGGTTGAAAGCCGGCACGGAAAGATCAAAGCCCCAACAAAGATAATGCAAGGCGTGAACGCCAAGACGGTTTGGACCTGGAACGCCATTGGAAAGCGTGCTGGTGCCTGGAACCTCGACAAGGATGCGCCGGAAAGCACCCGCGGCTTTCTGCTGAATCACCTGATCGATGAACTACTCCCCGAACAGGGCAGCGGCTATCGCTACGCCGCGTCCGACCCGGTTACAGGACAGGCCGCTTGGTATGACTTACGAGTACGTATAAAGAAAGCTGAAAAACCAGGGTTCGAGGAAACCGCACTCAAGCGCAAAGCCTTCAAGCGACCTCCCGGGATGCCCAGAGCTCCCGAAACGGTGGCATATGGCAAAAAGGGAGGAAAACGATGA
- a CDS encoding bactofilin family protein, translated as MPQSIQPTSRSTVSSTSASQPEGTGRLIVGPAIRVKGEIGACDTLVVQGEVEASMTGRVMEVAQGGLFKGQVELDEASVAGRVNGKLTVKGLLKVTAGGEVRGEIRYGELQIEKGGVIAGDIGLLDTPSKDSKPEAEAPKMEAKTAAD; from the coding sequence TTGCCGCAATCGATCCAGCCCACATCACGCTCAACAGTTTCATCGACTTCTGCAAGCCAGCCGGAGGGAACGGGTCGTTTGATCGTCGGACCGGCGATTCGAGTTAAGGGTGAAATTGGGGCTTGTGATACATTGGTTGTGCAGGGAGAAGTCGAAGCATCAATGACGGGCCGCGTGATGGAAGTCGCACAAGGTGGACTGTTCAAAGGGCAGGTTGAACTCGACGAAGCGAGCGTTGCTGGCCGGGTCAATGGCAAACTCACGGTCAAAGGATTGTTGAAAGTGACGGCCGGCGGGGAAGTGCGCGGCGAGATTCGCTATGGTGAGTTGCAAATTGAAAAAGGCGGCGTGATTGCGGGCGACATCGGTCTGTTAGATACGCCGTCAAAGGATTCAAAGCCCGAGGCTGAGGCGCCCAAAATGGAAGCTAAAACGGCGGCCGACTGA
- the fghA gene encoding S-formylglutathione hydrolase, with translation MVLKQISEAKCFGGAQSIFEHHSERCNGAMRFSLFQPPQAVRGERRPLVTFLSGLTCTEENFTVKAGAQRVAAELGLNILAPDTSPRNQGIPGEDESYDFGSGAGFYLDATQAPWSGAYRMYSYISVELPQVLAKNFESIDLSRQGIMGHSMGGHGALTIGLRNPETYLSISAFSPIVAPSQVPWGQKAFTGYLGEDRQSWADYDATALVLSGHRSGGILIDQGDADQFLAEQLRPELFASACQTAGQELELRMQAGYDHSYYFIATFIEDHLRHHATALL, from the coding sequence ATGGTATTGAAACAAATATCGGAAGCGAAATGCTTTGGAGGCGCGCAAAGCATCTTCGAACATCACTCCGAGCGCTGTAACGGCGCGATGCGCTTCTCGCTTTTCCAACCGCCCCAGGCCGTCAGAGGTGAAAGGCGTCCGTTGGTCACGTTCCTGTCGGGTCTGACGTGTACGGAGGAAAACTTTACCGTGAAAGCCGGCGCGCAACGAGTAGCGGCCGAATTGGGCTTGAATATCCTGGCGCCGGATACGTCTCCGCGCAATCAAGGCATCCCCGGTGAAGACGAAAGCTACGATTTTGGCTCAGGTGCGGGATTTTATCTTGATGCCACCCAGGCACCCTGGTCGGGTGCATATCGGATGTACAGCTACATATCGGTAGAGCTCCCGCAGGTCCTCGCGAAGAACTTTGAATCCATCGACCTCTCCCGCCAGGGAATCATGGGACATTCCATGGGTGGTCACGGCGCGCTTACGATTGGATTGAGAAACCCGGAAACTTACCTATCGATTTCTGCGTTTTCTCCGATCGTCGCTCCCAGTCAGGTGCCATGGGGGCAAAAAGCCTTCACGGGCTACCTCGGCGAAGACCGGCAAAGCTGGGCCGACTACGATGCTACTGCGCTTGTCCTTAGCGGGCATAGAAGTGGCGGTATCCTGATCGACCAAGGCGATGCCGACCAATTCCTGGCGGAGCAATTGCGACCGGAACTCTTTGCCAGTGCTTGCCAAACCGCAGGCCAGGAACTCGAGCTACGGATGCAAGCGGGCTACGACCACAGCTACTATTTCATCGCTACATTCATCGAAGACCATCTGCGCCACCACGCTACAGCGCTACTGTAA